In the genome of Montipora foliosa isolate CH-2021 chromosome 3, ASM3666993v2, whole genome shotgun sequence, one region contains:
- the LOC137994728 gene encoding uncharacterized protein, whose product MAARERKEKGFYTSLNSVSSIDMLPKIKTRKIKGRGRLWEVERLIAKRENATRTTEYLVLWRGYSPFESTWEPEENVSPDCVRFFKNPVVDESVIFGEVATFRIAVEQHLKSKSRLPVTLKFRGDVYRCLFKNKGSFQNGWQLLDKAAFPRKYFPEFWDYCADSHGQGIKVFYPMKVKHFISWSPKKYSVGEGHHQLPRSFQEKLTFSFIKVALGDAS is encoded by the exons ATGGCGGCTCGCGAGAGGAAAGAAAAAGGATTTTACACGTCTTTGAACAGCGTGTCTTCAATCGATATGCTCCCCAAAATAAAAACTCGAAAAATTAAAGGAAGGGGACGCCTCTGGGAAGTCGAGCGTCTCATCGCTAAGCGAGAAAACGCTACA AGGACTACTGAATACTTAGTTTTGTGGCGGGGTTATTCTCCTTTTGAGTCAACCTGGGAACCCGAAGAAAATGTTTCCCCCGATTGTGTCCG ATTTTTCAAGAACCCAGTAGTTGATGAGTCAGTCATCTTTGGCGAGGTAGCTACATTCAGGATTGCTGTTGAGCAGCACTTGAAATCAAAGTCTAGGCTTCCTGTAACCCTCAAATTCAGGGGAGACGTTTACAGATGTCTCTTTAaaaataaaggaagttttcagaaTGGATGGCAATTATTAGACAAGGCAGCCTTCCCCAGAAAATATTTTCCGGAGTTCTGGGATTACTGTGCCGATTCCCATGGCCAGGGGATAAAAGTATTTTACCCGATGAAAGTGAAACACTTTATCTCCTGGTCACCTAAAAAGTATAGTGTTGGAGAAGGTCACCATCAACTTCCAAGATCTTTTCAGGAGAAATTGACCTTCTCATTCATAAAAGTAGCTCTTGGGGATGCCTCTTAA